One window of Ammospiza nelsoni isolate bAmmNel1 chromosome 12, bAmmNel1.pri, whole genome shotgun sequence genomic DNA carries:
- the LOC132078521 gene encoding LOW QUALITY PROTEIN: fer-1-like protein 4 (The sequence of the model RefSeq protein was modified relative to this genomic sequence to represent the inferred CDS: substituted 1 base at 1 genomic stop codon), which produces MALSVGVRRLSQLPGHGERQVHLSFRGFTQKTRKVCCGPEAVFKELFRWPHYGKLVMGEMLSIKVYNCSKVFSNRLLGTLVLSLQHLMTSGRLILRESLVDKSNRVTDIYIELDLRYQPPNSSAGSWVEEDFVYLIKDSSELIIHNPGFEQLETAQWLRAKELDKKAVALGRKLAKGLETDEEEEEEEDFYDTSVIEASGIIFSPVKSHSRLCSARDLFAIPTPQSFQVGINVIEAQKLVGVNINPFVVVKVGEEKRHTATQKSTNCPFYNEYFLFDFYEPRDILLHRLIEISVFHSKKIPFLGTCIGTFKMDVETVYSQPDHRFFQKWAVISDPMDTQAGVKGFVKCNISVSARGDIAGSLPTYSRNQDEDIERNLLLSERVPAERPWARVCIKLYRAEGLPSMRAGIMSGISKIIGERKVFIDPYVQVSFCGQQGETSIDTSTTEPEWNEQISFIEMFPPLSRKIKVQVLDDANVGDVAIATHYIDLQEISDPDRNGFNPTFGPAWVNLYGSPQNSTLRDVHKDLNEGMGEGIFYRGRILMAITVEIFSSPSAAERKLGYRMRGALRKMKLKKKSKKSKEKTKELSQLQGEGEAGSSQEAEQPREVTVEVEELHPLPENVLGRKDEFLLFAAFFEATMMDSSLSLKPVNFEVSIGNYGKCEEVVTKGWQKVEKGEVKEERQPLLDAGSDGELDAEMLTPALAAMNKSVTKSQRPEPMEYDKSYSCLPMTHEKPCVYVWSYWEDHTWRLCISNRIVKLAERLEQGLDDVEKLLRRPKAKAEERLREVLEEFVGGCRQYSLSTERKTMAHPNNLDRCRTKYLMRNIILCAKQGLRVRRHLTXDNVKEKVKETRRILAKIRSMAKEPQCTLPDVLIWMLSKNRRVAYARIPAQNILYSVVEEEKGKDCAKIQTVFMKVPGLHTGEIFAKLEIYMWLGVTKYVKNCLAELPEEFLSESEQEIAQLSAYSPPSRLTRDDFSYFQLRAHLYQARGILPADDNGLSDPFARVVFSTHCQTTRMLEETLSPMWNELLLFDQLIIDGKKEELKTETPIIIINLFSHNKFGSPEFLGQAFAVPQVKLVDEPYTKPALQFFDFYRGSKAAGELIATFELIELDYSGYLEPSVPEDVEPKEPDYLEDPCAGRFIIPEGIRPVLKEFRIEILFWGLRDLKRVNLFEVDEPQVIIECAGKKVESEVIASYKENPNFTELVKYMDVELPEQVYLHPPLIIFVVEKRAFGRTVLVGSHVVSNVMKFSPRELEEEPEDVPKACNVSSHRLPSQTVVNIGLAAGDPGSSTHPLSFVKAPLKKIPINKLVKKEDEYEEEKPELEELDWWSKYYASLKELYNQACSDEEDAENDDLNCADGGNLNASFIDMEAEDEAVIETEPAQPKRKLIATLQIYNSELEHEFGNFEDLLCIFPLHHGKANEDEDGNEDEHYVGKYKGSFYVYPSEETVTEPKVSHGIPRNRPIKVLVRVYIVKATNLSPADPNGKADPYVVVTVGKQQKDTKERYIPKKLNPVFGEVVELTVSFPMESELTVAIFDHDLVGSDDLTGETKTDLENRFYSKHRANCGVATQYDLNGYNMWRDAFKPTQILDSLCKKNSIPAAEYRWEEIKVDNKIFKVPPEAFPEEASVRNKRGVADENLSLDVEHKALYVLQHWEEMPGYGYKLVPEHVEIRSLYNPENPGLVKGSLHMWIDMFPNDVPAPPPVNIKPRQPVSYELRVIIWNTDNVILDDVNPVTGEPSSDIYVKSWIKGLDHDKQETDVHFNSLTGEGNFNWRFIFRFNYLPTEKEITYKKKDSVFSMEESEFREPAVLVLQVWDYDRISANDFLGSIELKLHDMVWAAKSSEHCTIKMAKENATPRFSIFRYKRMRGWWPFIKLRDQEDDERHEREYKKKTKWSSSVRPEDMEFTDPSGNKYFLTGKVEAEFQLLTVEEADKSPVGLGRKGPEPLEKPNWPKTTFNWFVNPMKTFAFFIWKRYKRYIIVLFVVTVLTIFLVLLVYTMPGYISEKIING; this is translated from the exons ATGGCGCTCAGTGTTGGTGTCCGGCGGCTCTCCCAGCTGCCGGGCCATGGCGAGCGGCAGGTCCATCTCAGCTTCCGAG GCTTCACCCAGAAGACAAGAAAGGTCTGCTGTGGCCCAGAGGCCGTCTTCAAGGAG CTCTTTCGCTGGCCGCACTATGGGAAGCTTGTCATGGGTGAAATGCTGTCCATTAAGGTTTACAACTGCAGCAAGGTTTTCAGTAACAG GCTGCTCGGTACCCTTGTCCTCAGCCTTCAGCACCTGATGACATCTGGAAGACTAATCCTGCGTGAGTCCCTTGTGGACAAGAGCAACAGAGTCACTGAT ATCTACATTGAGTTGGATTTGCGCTACCAGCCTCCAAATAGCTCAGCGGGGAGCTGGGTTGAAGAGGATTTTGTCTATCTTATAAAAGACAG TTCGGAGTTAATCATCCACAATCCTGGATTTGAGCAGCTGGA GACTGCCCAGTGGCTGAGAGCGAAGGAACTGGACAAGAAGGCTGTTGCACTAGGCAGGAAGTTGGCAAAAGGTCTGGAGACTgatgaagaagaggaagaggaggaagattTCTATGATACATCTGTGATTGAGGCCTCGGGCATAATCTTCAGCCCTGTGAAGAG cCACTCCAGACTCTGCTCTGCACGGGACCTCTTTGCCATCCCAACGCCGCAGAGTTTCCAG GTTGGGATTAATGTAATTGAAGCACAGAAGTTGGTGGGGGTGAACATCAATCCCTTTGTTGTAGTCAAGGTGGGAGAAGAAAAGAGGCACACGGCAACACAGAAGTCAACAAACTGCCCCTTCTACAACGAG TATTTTTTGTTTGACTTCTATGAGCCAAGGGACATTTTATTGCACAGACTCATAGAGATCTCG GTTTTTCACTCAAAGAAGATACCATTTCTGGGAACTTGCATAGGAACGTTCAAGATGGATGTTGAGACAGTGTACAGCCAGCCAG ATCACAGGTTTTTCCAGAAGTGGGCAGTTATCAGTGACCCCATGGACACCCAGGCAGGCGTGAAAGGCTTTGTGAAGTGCAACATCTCTGTCTCTGCACGCGGGGATATTGCGGGCTCCCTTCCCACCTATTCCAGGAACCAGGATGAGGACATTGAAAG GAATCTGCTGCTGTCTGAGAGAgtccctgcagagagaccttgGGCCAGGGTCTGCATCAAACTCTATCGTGCTGAGGGCCTGCCCAGCATGAGAGCAGGCATTATGAGTGGTATCTCCAAGATCATAGGGGAGAGAAAAGTCTTTATTGACCCATATGTGCAGGTCTCAttctgtgggcagcag GGGGAAACGTCAATAGACACCAGCACCACTGAGCCTGAGTGGAACGAGCAGATCAGTTTCATTGAGATGTTCCCACCTCTGTCCAGGAAGATAAAAGTCCAGGTGCTGGATGATGCCAATGTCGGTGATGTGGCCATTGCTACACACTACATTGACCTGCAGGAGATCTCAGACCCTGACAGGAATG gCTTTAACCCCACATTTGGCCCAGCCTGGGTGAACCTGTATGGCTCCCCCCAGAACTCAACTCTGCGGGATGTCCACAAAGACCTCAATGAAGGCATGGGTGAGGGCATCTTCTACCGTGGGCGCATCCTCATGGCCATCACAGTGGAGATCttcagcagccccagtgcagcagaGAGGAAGCTTGGGTACCGGATGAGAGGCGCCCTGAGAAAAATgaagctgaagaagaaaagtaaaaaatccaaggagaaaacaaaagaactgagccagctgcagggagagggggaggctgggagctctcaggaggctgagcagcccagggaggtcACTGTGGAAGTGGAAGAGCTTCATCCACTCCCTGAG AATGTGTTGGGGAGAAAGGATGAATTCCTTCTGTTTGCTGCCTTCTTTGAAGCAACTATGATGGACTCCTCTCTCAGCTTGAAACCTGTCAACTTTGAAGTCTCTATAG GAAACTACGGCAAATGTGAAGAGGTTGTGACCAAAGGATGGCAAAAAGTGGAAAAGGGAGAAGTGAAAGAGGAAAGGCAGCCTTTACTGGATGCTGGTTCAGATGGTGAGCTGGATGCTGAAATGCTGACTCCAGCTTTAGCAGCAATGAACAAATCAGTTACAAAGAGTCAGAGACCAGAGCCCATGGAATATGACAA GTCATACAGCTGCCTGCCCATGACACATGAAAAACCCTGCGTGTACGTATGGAGCTACTGGGAGGATCACACCTGGAGACTCTGCATTTCAAACCGGATTGTCAAACTGGCAGAGCGTCTG gagcaggggttGGATGACGTGGAGAAGCTCTTGAGAAGACCAAAAGCTAAAGCAGAAGAGCGGCTCAGAGAAGTGCTGGAGGAATTTGTAGGTGGATGCAG GCAATATTCActcagcacagagagaaaaacaatggCTCATCCAAATAACCTGGACAGATGTCGGACAAAATACCTGATGCGCAACATT ATCCTGTGTGCAAAGCAGGGGCTCCGTGTGAGGCGGCACCTGACCTGAGATAATGTCAAGGAGAAGGTTAAGGAGACAAGGAGGATCCTGGCAAAGATACGTTCCATGGCTAAAGAG ccccagtgcaCTCTCCCTGATGTACTCATCTGGATGCTCAGCAAAAACAGGCGTGTGGCATATGCCAGAATTCCTGCACAAAACATCCTCTACTCAGTAGttgaagaggagaaaggcaaagacTGTGCAAAGATCCAGACTGTCTTTATGAAG GTTCCTGGCTTACACACTGGTGAGATCTTTGCCAAACTGGAAATCTACATGTGGCTTGGGGTAACCAAATATGTGAAAAACTGTTTGGCAGAGTTGCCTGAGGAGTTCCTTTCCGAGAGTGAGCAGGAGATAGCCCAGCTCTCAGCATATAGCCCTCCCAGCCGGCTCACCAGGGATG ACTTCAGCTATTTCCAGCTCCGAGCCCATCTGTATCAGGCTCGAGGGATCCTACCTGCAGATGATAATGGCCTTTCAGATCCATTTGCAAGAGTGGTATTTTCAACTCATTGCCAGACCACGAGG ATGCTGGAGGAGACACTGAGCCCTATGTGGAATGAGCTACTTTTGTTTGACCAGCTCATTATTGATGGGAAGAAAGAAGAGTTGAAAACAGAGACCCCCATCATTATAATCAACCTTTTCAGCCACAATAAATTT GGCTCCCCCGAGTTCCTTGGGCAGGCCTTTGCTGTCCCACAGGTGAAGCTGGTTGATGAGCCATACACCAAACCTGCCCTGCAGTTCTTTGACTTCTACAGAGGCAGCAAAGCAGCGGGAGAGCTCATTGCCACTTTTGAGCTGATCGAGCTCGATTACAGTGGCTATTTGGAG CCATCAGTGCCTGAGGATGTGGAGCCCAAGGAGCCAGACTACCTGGAAGACCCTTGTGCGGGACGGTTCATCATCCCTGAGGGCATCCGCCCAGTACTGAAGGAGTTTCGCATAGAG ATCCTGTTCTGGGGCCTGAGGGACCTGAAGAGAGTGAACTTGTTCGAGGTGGATGAGCCTCAGGTGATCATTGAATGTGCTGGCAAGAAGGTGGAGTCAGAGGTTATTGCATCCTACAAAGAGAACCCCAACTTCACTGAGCTGGTCAAATACATGGATGTG gagctcccagagcaggtGTACCTGCACCCTCCCCTCATCATCTTTGTGGTGGAAAAGCGTGCATTTGGGCGCACTGTGCTTGTGGGTAGCCATGTTGTGTCCAATGTGATGAAATTCTCTCCCAGAGAGTTGGAGGAGGAACCAGAGGATGTGCCCAAGG CTTGCAATGTCTCATCTCACCGTCTTCCATCTCAGACTGTGGTAAACATTGGACTGGCAGCTGGTGACCCAGGTTCCAGCACTCACCCCCTTAGCTTTGTGAAG GCTCCTTTGAAGAAAATTCCTATCAATAAGCTTGTAAAGAAGGAAGATGAATATGAAGAGGAAAAACCAGAACTGGAAGAACTGGATTGGTGGTCCAAGTACTATGCGTCCCTGAAAGAACTGTATAACCAG GCATGCAGTGATGAGGAAGATGCTGAGAATGATGACCTGAATTGTGCAG ATGGAGGGAATTTAAATGCATCTTTCATTGACATGGAAGCAGAGGATGAGGCAGTGATTGAAACTGAACCTGCTCAACCGAAGAGGAAGCTCATTGCCACCCTTCAG ATCTACAACTCTGAGCTGGAACATGAGTTTGGTAATTTTGAAGACTTGTTGTGTATTTTCCCCCTTCATCATGGCAAAGcaaatgaagatgaagatggaAATGAAGATGAACACTATGTGGGGAAGTACAAG GGCTCCTTCTATGTCTACCCCAGTGAGGAAACTGTTACAGAGCCCAAGGTCTCCCACGGCATTCCAAGGAATAGACCCATCAAGGTTCTTGTAAGAGTTTACATTGTTAAG GCCACAAATCTCTCTCCAGCAGACCCCAATGGCAAAGCAGACCCCTATGTGGTGGTGACTgtggggaagcagcagaaagacACTAAGGAGCGATACATTCCAAAGAAGCTCAATCCTGTGTTTGGAGA AGTTGTGGAGCTGACAGTCTCCTTTCCCATGGAATCAGAACTCACTGTGGCAATATTTGATCATGATTTGGTTGGATCTGATGATCTGACTGGGGAGACCAAGACTGACTTGGAGAATCGATTCTACAGCAAGCACAGGGCCAACTGTGGAGTGGCTACACAGTATGACTT aaatggCTACAACATGTGGCGAGACGCTTTTAAACCCACACAAATCTTGGATAGTTTATGCAAGAAAAACTCAATCCCTGCTGCAGAGTACAGATGGGAGGAGATCAAAGTGGACAATAAAATATTCAAGGTCCCTCCAGAGGCTTTTCCTGAAG aggcttcTGTGAGGAACAAGAGAGGAGTGGCAGATGAGAACTTGTCGCTGGATGTTGAACATAAGGCTCTGTatgtcctgcagcactgggaagagATGCCAGGATATGGGTACAAGCTAGTACCAGAGCATGTGGAAATCCGGTCTTTGTACAACCCGGAGAACCCCGGGCTTGTGAAG GGCTCCTTGCACATGTGGATCGACATGTTTCCAAATGATGTCCCTGCACCACCGCCTGTCAACATCAAACCACGACAGCCTGTCAG CTATGAGCTCCGTGTGATTATCTGGAACACGGATAATGTGATCCTTGATGATGTCAACCCAGTAACAGGAGAGCCTTCCAGCGACATCTACGTGAAAAG ctggataAAAGGTCTTGACCATGACAAGCAGGAGACAGATGTTCACTTTAACTCCTTGACTGGGGAAGGCAATTTCAACTGGAGGTTCATCTTCCGCTTCAATTATCTCCCAACTGAGAAGGAGATCACCTACAAGAAAAAGGACTCTGTCTTCTCCATGGAGGAATCAGAGTTTCGGGAACCGGCTGTTCTGGTCCTCCAGGTCTGGGATTATGACAGGATTTCAGCTAATGACTTTCTAG gctcCATCGAGTTGAAGCTGCATGACATGGTGTGGGCAGCCAAGAGCTCTGAGCATTGCACCATCAAAATGGCCAAGGAGAATGCAACACCTCGATTTTCCATTTTCCGATATAAGCGCATGAGGGGCTGGTGGCCCTTCATCAAACTCAGAGATCAAGAAGATGACGAGAGACACGAAAGAGAGTATAAGAAGAAAACGAAGTGGAGCAGCTCAGTCAGACCAGAGGACATGGAATTCACAGACCCCAGTGGGAACAAGTATTTCCTGACG GGTAAGGTGGAAGCAGAGTTCCAGCTGCTGACTGTGGAGGAGGCTGACAAAAGTCCTGTTGGCTTGGGCCGAAAAGGGCCTGAACCCCTGGAGAAGCCCAA TTGGCCCAAAACAACTTTCAACTGGTTTGTGAATCCCATGAAGACCTTTGCGTTTTTTATCTGGAAGCGGTACAAGAGATACATAATTGTGCTGTTTGTTGTCACTGTTCTGACAATCTTCCTGGTTCTTTTGGTCTACACCATGCCTGGATACATCAGCGAGAAGATCATTAATGGATAA